In the Pseudonocardia sediminis genome, CAGGTAGGCGCGCCCGCGCAGGCCCTTGCGCCAGCGCGTCCCGGGCAGGTCCCTGCGGACGAACGAGTTCGCCGCGCGCACGCAGTCGACGAACGCCTGGTTGACGGCCTGTGCCTCGGGCCCGCTGCGCCCGTCCATGAAGACCTTCTGCGCGACGTCCAGGGTCAGGCTCTTCAACGCCGGGTAGAGCCGCAGCTGCGAGTCCCACGTGGGGAGCACCTCGCGCACGACCGGCGTCGTCTCGGCGATGTAGGTCTCGATCCGCGGAGCGGTGAACGCCTCCTGCATGATCCGCCGGTGCGCCCGGTGCTCGTCGAAGTCGAGCAGCATCAGGCCGCGGTGGAAGAACGAGTCGATCGTCGAGCGCCAGCCCTCCTGGGAGAACGCCTTGTCGCGGTTCGTCAGCACCTCGCGGGTGGCCGCCGGGCCGGTGACGACGACCGCGCGCCCGAGGGGGCTGCGCATCCACCACAGCGGGCCCAGCTTCTCCGAGCGGGCGCGGGTGAACGTGGAGCCGAACCGGACGTAGCTCAGGGCGTGCCCGAGCAGCGGCATGCCCTCGTCGCCGGGGATCGGCCGCAGTCCCTCGGGGACCGGGGCGAACGGCCCGGGGTGACGGCCGTCGACGCCGCGGGCGAGCAGCGCCGCGTCGAACCGGTCCGGGGCGGGCACGGTGAGCACGGACGACCAGCGCTCCCGCGCGGCGCGGACGAGACCCCGGGGGCTGCGTTCGATGACGGTCACGTCCGTCACGTTAGACATCTCGGTATCGAGTGTCCAGATCGTTGACCATCGCTCCGGAATCGTCCAGGCTGGCCCGATGGTGGAGCGACGGTCGATGGTGCAGCGCAGCCGTGAGGTGCTGCGCTCGGACGCGCTCGACGTCGCCGAGGAGCTGATGGTCGCCTCCGGCCCGCGTGGGCTGTCGATGCGCGAGCTCGCGGAGCGGGTGGGGGTGAGCCGGCAGACGCTCTACAGCGAGTTCGGCGACCGCGGCGGGGTGGCCTCGGCGCTGGTCCTGCGCTGCACGGAGCGGTTCCTGTCCCGGATCGAGGCCGCGCTCGCCGCCGAGACCGACCTGCACGCCGCGTGGGTCGCCGCCGTCGGGGCCGCACTCACCGAGTCCGCCGCGAACCCGCTGACCAAGGCGTTGCTGACGGGCGAGGGCGCCGCGCCGGAGCTGTTCGGCGCCGACTCCGGCCCGATCGTCGCCGCGGCCACCGACCGCAGCGTCGCCTACCTGCGCCGGGCCTTCCCGGATCTCGACCCGTCCGCGGTGGACCTCGCGGCCGAGACCGCGACCCGCCTGACCGTCAGCCACATCGTCCTGCCCCGCCACCCGCCGGAGCAGGTGGCCGAGCAGGTCGCGACCGTGGTCGTCCGGGTCCTGCGCCCGTGATCCCCACACCGTGACCACTGCACCGTGACCACTGCACCGTGACCACTGCGCCGTGATCACCGGGCCGTCTCGACGACCCTCTTGATCGCGGAGAGGGTGGCGGGGATGCCCGAGCGCGCGTCGGCGACCCGGACCTCGATCTCGTGGTCGGCGGACTCGCCGAAGCGCTCCCCGAAGAACGCCCGGCCGGCCTCGCGGAACTCCCACGTCTCGGTGAGCCGGGTGCCCTCCCCGTCCGGGGCCATCTCGTAGCCCCAGCGGACGAGACCGCCGTTGACCTCCCAGGCGAACGCCCGGCCGGGCTCGGCCGCGACCACCTCGTTGCTGGTGCTCCACTCGCGGTCGGGCTTGCGGTTGTGCCCGGTGAAGCGGGCGCCGACGCGCGGACCGCCGTCGTCGTCCCATTCGCAGCCGATGCAGACCGGGCTCCACTCCCCGGTGCGGGCGATGTCGGACACCGTGTCGTAGACGGCCTGCGGGGTCGCCTCGATCCGGATCGAGTCGGAGAAGGTGAACCGGTTCTCGGACATGCGGTCAGCCTACGATCAGAGGATCAGTCCGTGACGCGCATGTGCCAGGCGTCGGTGACCAGCTCCGTCAGCCGCTCCACCCCCACCTTCTCCAGCCGCACCATCACCAGCGGCATGCGGTCGTAGGACGGGGTGGTGAAGAACAGATCGGGCTCGCCCAGCACCAGCGCCTGCTTCTCGGCCTCGTCGCCGACGTAGAGCACGGCGATGTCGGTGCGCAGGACCCTCGGCTTCCCGCCCACGCGCTCCGGATAGGACCAGACGATCCCGCGCCCGCCCACCTTGAAGTCGAACCCGTCGCTGTCGGCCTCCTCGACGCCGTCGAGGGACAGGGCGAGCCGTCGGACGTCCTGTGCGTCAGCCACTCCTGCGCCCGCTCCACATGGGCGCGATGCTAGGCGCTCGCGCCGTCGAGTCCTACGAGGACCGGGATCAGGCGGGCCCGGCGGCGAACGACGCGGCGTACCGGGCGGCCGCGCCGAGGGACTCGACCGGGAACCTCACGTGCCCGACCGCGACGTCCGGGCCGACCACCTCGGCGCCGCCAGCCCACGACGTGATCGCCGGGATCGTGCGAGAACCTGCACCGGTGCAGGTCTCCGCACGATCCCGGTGATCAGGCCGGTCCGACCAGGAGCACGTGCAGCGTGCGGGGGCCGTGCACGCCCTCGACGCGGTCCAGCTCGATGTCGCTGGTGGCGCTCGGTCCGCTGATCCAGGTCTGCGGGCGGGACGGGTCCAGCGCCGCGACCGCCTCTGGGACGCCGGCGACGACCTGGTCCACCCGGACCACGCAGACGTGCAGGTCGGGGACGAGGGTGGCCGCCCGCCGTCCCTGGCCCTCACCGTGGTCGAGCACGATCGTGCCGGTCTCGGCGATGCCGATCGCGGCGGTGGAGAGCACCCCGTCGCAGGTGTCGAGCTCGGCGGTGGTGACGGTCGGGCCGTCGCGGATGATCTCGACCCGGTCGTCGACGGGGACCAGGGCGTCCGGGAAGCCCGGGGGGACGAGGATCCTTCGGGTGCCCGAGGAGGCGCCGGTGACCGCGGCCAGGACGGCGTCCGCTGCGGTGAGCACGGTCGGGCGCTCGACGACGGCCCGGTAGTCGGCGACGCGCTCGGCGAACAGGTCGACCTGAGCGGGGGTGGCGGGTCCGGTCGCGGGGGCGGGACGGGTGACCGGGACGTCGGTGGCGGGGTCGGCCACCGTCACGTCGCCGAGGGCCTGCCGGGCGCGTCCCAGGATCTCCTCGCGGGCGTTCATCGGTCTCCCACCCCGTTCGTGCCGTGCCCGTTCACCCCGGGCCCGTCGCCGGTCTCGGCCCGTCCTCCGTCGGTGCGCTCCCACCAGGCCCGGAACGACTCCTCCGCCGGGACCGGGACGTCGCGCGACCCCGCCCACGCCGCGGCGGGGCCCGGCAGCGCGCCCAGCATCGGCGCTCCGCCCGGGGCGGCGTGCCCACCCAGCTTGTTGATCAGGCGGCCGCCGAGCCCGGAGACCTTCTCCGCCGCGCCGATCCGGCCGGACGAGCTCAGCGTCCAGGACGCCGCCTTCATCGCCATGTCCTGCACCGACGGCAGTCCCGGCGCCGCCTTGTGCGCGTCGACGACCTCCGCACGCAGGTGCACCAACACCTCCGGGATGTCGATCCGCACCGGGCAGACCTCGAAGCACGCCCCGCACAGGCTGGAGGCGTAGGGGAGCGAGTCGGTCTGCTTGTCGTGGCCGACCCCGCGCAGCATCGGCGTCAGGATCGCGCCGATCGGGCCCGGGTAGACCGAGCCGTAGGCGTGCCCGCCGGTGCGTTCGTAGACCGGGCACACGTTCAGGCACGCCGAGCAGCGGATACAGCGCAGCGCCTGGCGCCCGACCTCGTCGGCGAGCACGTTCGTGCGGCCGTTGTCCAGCAGCACCACGTGCACCTCCTGCGGCCCGTCGCCGGGGGTGACCCCGGACCAGGTGGAGGTGTAGGGGTTCATCCGCTCACCGGTCGAGGACCGGGGGAGCAGTTGCAGGAAGACCTCCAGGTCGTCCCAGGTCGGGAGGATCTTCTCGATGCCGACGACGGAGACGAGCACCTCGGGCAGGGTCAGGCACATCCGCCCGTTGCCCTCGGACTCGACGACGGTCAGGGTGCCGGTCTCGGCGACGGCGAAGTTCGCGCCCGACACGGCGACCTTCGCGCGCAGGAACTTCTCCCGCAGGTGGGCCCGTGCGGCGGCGGCGAGCTCGGCCGGCTCGTCGGTCAGGCCCTCGGGGGCGGCGCGGCCGGCGGTGCCCATCTCGCGCAGGAAGATCTCCCGGATCTCCGCGCGGTTGCGGTGGACCGCCGGGACCAGGATGTGGCTGGGCAGGTCGTCGCCGAGCTGGACGATCAGCTCGGCCAGGTCGGTCTCCCAGGCGTCGATCCCGGCGGCCTCGCACGCCTCGTTCAGGCCGATCTCCGCCGTCGCCATCGACTTGACCTTGACGATCTCGCGCGCGTCGTGCTGCTGCGCGATGCCGACGACGATCGCGTTGGCCTCCGCGGCGTCGCGCGCCCAGTGCACGGTCGCGCCCGCGGCCTGCAGCGACGTCTCCAGCTGCTCGAGGTAGTACGGGAGGTGGCGCAGGACCCGGTCCTTGATCGCCGCGCCGGCCAGGCGCAGCTCCTCCCAGTCGTCGACCTCGCCGACGACGCCGGCCCGCTTGGTGCGGATCGTGCCGGTGGCGTGGGCGAGGTTGCGGCGCAGCTGGGTGTCGGCCAGGGCGGCCTTCGCGGCGGTGGGGAAGGCGGGCATGCCGACGAACGTCGCCGTCATCGCGGACCTCCCTCGGTCGGCGCGCCGGACCCGACGGCCGGTTCGCGCGTCGGCGCGCTGCCGGCGGAGGTGACGCTGTGCACGACCGGCTCGGTCTGCGCGAGCACCTCGGCCAGGTGCATCACCCGCACCCCGGACCGCTGCCGCGACAGCAGCCCGCCGACGTGCATCAGGCACGAGTTGTCGCCCGCGACCAGCACCTCGGCGCCGGTGGAGCGGACGTGGCGGGCCTTGTCGTTGCCCATCGCGATACTGGTCTCCGCATTCTTCATGGCGAACGTCCCGCCGAAGCCGCAGCACTCGTCAGCACCGGGCAGCTCTTCGAGGCGGATCCCGCGCACCGCGCGCAGCAGCGACAGCGGCCGGTCGCCGACGCCGAGCATCCGCAGGGAGTGGCACGTCGGGTGGTAGGTGACGCGGTGCGGGAAGTACGCGCCGACGTCGGTCACCCCGAGCACGTCGACCAGGTACTCGGACAGCTCGTGGACCGGCGGCGCGGCCTCCACGGCATGGACCAGGCCCGGGTCACCGGAGCGCTCGGCGACGATCCGGTGCTGGTGGCGCACCGACCCGGCGCACGACCCGGACGGCGCGACGATCGCCTCGTACCCGGCGAACGCGTCGAGGTGGTTGCGCAGCAGCGGCACCGCCTCGTCGAGGTAGCCGGTGTTGACCATCGGCTGCCCGCAACAGGTCTGCGCGGACGGGAACGCGACGTCGACGCCGAGGCGTCGCAGCAGTGTCACGACGGCCTTCCCGGTGTCCGGGAACAGCGCGTCGTTGATGCACGTGACCATGAGACCGACGGTCATGGAGCCTCCGGTGGTGGGCGGTGGGCTGTCGTTCACGCCAGCGCCCCGACCCTAGACGGGGGTGCCCGCCTCAGCTCGTCGGTTCTACGGGTGTCACATCTGTCGCGCGGGTCCGCGATGGGCCAAGGTGTGCGGATGGACGCCTGGTCGGTCTGGACGAACCTCGCGACGCTGGTCGTCGTCGGGGGAGCGGTGTCGCTGGTGCTGATGCTCGTCGCCGCGACCGCCGACGGGGCACCGTCCACCCCGATGGCCCGCCGCGGGATCCCGCAGGGGCTCGGTGTGGTCGGGGTGCTGGCGTCGTTGACGGCCGGGATCGTCGTCGCGGTCGTCGACGTCGCCGACCCGCGGTGGTGGCTCGGCCCGCTGTCCTGGGGCGTCTGGATCGCGGGCGAGGTGGTGACGTTCCTGCTGATGACGCTGCTGTTCGCCGTCGACCGTCGGCTCGTGCGTTCCTAGAGCCCGGTGGCAGGGGTCAGGTGGTGGCCTCGCGGTACTGGTCGGCGAGCCACAGGTAGCCGGCGGAGTTGAGTCCGATCGCGTTGCGCTCGTCCTCGCCGAGCTCCTTGCGGACCTTCGCCGGCACGCCCGCCACCAGCGAGCCCGGCGGCACCTGCATGCCCTGGGTGATCACCGCGCCGGCCGCGACGATCGTCCCGGCGCCGACCGTCGCGCCGTTCATCACGATCGCGCCCATCCCGACCAGCACGTCGTTCTCCACCGTGCAGCCGTGCAGCACCGCCCGGTGACCGACGCTGACGCCCTCGCCGATCGAGCACGGGAACCCGGGGTCGGCGTGCACGACCGTGCCGTCCTGGATGTTGGTACGGGCACCGATCCGGATGGCGTCGAAGTCGCCGCGCAGCACGCAGGTGAACCAGATGCTGACCTGCTCGGCCAGCGTCACGTCGCCGGCCACGACCGCACCGGGGGCCACCCACGCGCCGGGGTCCACGGTCGGGCGCTTCCCGTTGATCTCGATCATCGCGCCATTCTCGGTCATGGGGTCAGCTCCCGGACCGGGGCACCGGCGCGGAACGCGGCGACGTCCTCGACGACGTCGGCGTGGTACTCCCGGTAGGACGACCACGACACGTACCCGGTGTGCGGGGCCAGCACGGTCCGCGGGGCCGTCCGCAGCGGGTGCTCGCCGGGCAGCGGCTCGGTGTCGTAGACGTCCAGGGCGGCGCCACCGATCCGGCCGGCGTAGAGCGCGTCGACGAGAGCCGCCTCGTCGACGATCGGCCCGCGCGAGGTGTTGACCAGCAGAACACCCGGCTTCATCAGCGCGAACTCGCGCGGCCCGATCGTCGCGACCGAGCGCTCCGACAGGACCAGGTGCACGCTCAGGACGTCGGCGCCGGCGAAGAACGCGTCGTGCTCGAGCGCCTCGACACCCACCTCCGCGGCCCGCTCGGCGGTGAGGTTCGTGCTCCACGCCGTGACGTGCATGCCCAGCGCGCGGGCCACCGGCACCATCGCCGCCCCCAGCTTGCCGAGTCCGACCAGGCCGAGCGTCGACCCGGACAGCACCGTGCCCAGGCCGCGCTGCCAGCCGCCGGCGCGGATCGCGGCGTCCTGCGCGGGGAGGTTGCGGGCCAGGGCCATCAGTAACGCCCAGGTGTGCTCCGTCGTCGACGCGCGCCCGGCGCCACTGCCGGTGCCGCAGACGGTGACGCCGCGCTCGCGGGCCGCGGCGACGTCGATCGAGGCGTTGCGCATCCCGGTGGTGATCAGCAGCTTCAGGTCGGGCAGGCCGTCGAGGATCGGTGCCGTGACCGGCGTCCGCTCACGCATGCAGACGACGGCGTCGAAACCCTGCAGGCGGGCGATCAGGCGGGACGGCTCGTCGACGTGGTCGGCGAAGGAGACGGCGTCGACGTCGGCGGGGAACCCGGACAGCGACAGCGCGACGTCCTGGTAGTCGTCGAGGAACGCGACACGGAAGGACACGGCTCGATCGTGCCGCATGAGACCGTGTGGATCCCGGCCGGGACTCAGTCCGCGACCGCGGCCTCGAACGCGGTCAGCGCGTCCAGGCTGAACAGCACGAACCGGACCTGCTCGACCTTCGTCCCGGATTCGCGCACGGTCTGCACGGCGATCCGGGCGGCGTCGGGCATCGGCCAGCCGTAGATGCCGGCCGAGATGGCGGGGAACGCGACCGACAGCGCGCCGAGCTCGTCGGCGACCGCCAGGGACGTCGCGTACGCCGAGGCCAGCAGGGCGGAACGGTCCTCGCGCTTCGCGTACACCGGACCGACGGTGTGGATCACCCAGCGCGCCGGGAGCCGTCCGGCGGTGGTCGCGACGGCCTGCCCGGTCGGCAGCCCGTCGGGGTAGCGGTCGCGCCGGACCGCCCGGCACTCGGCGAGGATCTCCGGCCCGCCGCCCCGGTGGATCGCGCCGTCCACCCCGCCACCGCCGAGCAGTGTCGAGTTGGCCGCGTTCACCACGGCGTCGACGGCGGCCTCGGTGATGTCGCCCCGCACGGTGACGATGTCGGTCACGTCCGCGCCTCCTCGAGTGCCGCCAGCAGCGGGATCGCCGCGATCTTGTCCCGGGTCAGGGACTCCCACAGGATCCCACCCGAGGGCCGGGTGCGCCGGTGCTCCCGGCAGTCGACGATCCGGTCCGGGGTGACGACCAGGTCGACGGGCGCGTCGTGGTCGGCGACCGGGATCTCGCCGGCGTCGCGCAGCTGCAGCTCGTGCACCGTGGTGACGACGAGCGTGTCGTCGCCGATCAGCCCGGCCTCGCGGGCGAGGGCGAACTCCAGGTCGGCGAACCCGCCGCCCTTGCCCAGGCGCGCTCCGTCGGCGCCGACGGCCACACAGCCGGTGACGACCAGGCCGACCGGCTCCAGGTCGGCGACCGCGACGCGGCGGGCCGAGCGGGTGGCGTTCTTGATCGAGACGGCGCGACGGGGCGGGTCGGCGAGGTCGTCCGGATCGAGCAGGAAGAACGGGTCCGGCTCGGCCAGCTTCGGCACCGCCATGTAGACGGTCTTGCCGTCCTCCAGCGCGTACTGCCGCACCGGCAGCTGCGCGGAGTCCGGGTTCGACTTCACCGTGCGGGCGCCGGCCCAGGCGCCGGTCTCCCGGAGTCGCCGTGCCGCGGCCTCGGCACCGGTGAAGTTGGAGATCCGGTTACGGGCGCCGGGGAACCGGGCCACCTTCGCCTCGGTCAGTGCCGTCCAGACCTCGTCGCGCAGCTCCGCCTTGCGGGCGAGGACCTCCGGATCGCCACCGGCGTCGTGGTCGTGGCGGCGGGACACGGTGTCGCTCCTGCTTCTGCGGCGGCTGCTTCTGCGGCGGCGCGGGAGGGGTTCGGGGCCGGCCGGACCGCGCCGTTGCGGACCCGGACCGGCATGACGGACGGTAGCGCGTGACGTGGCACACGACGGAACCGGTAAATAGTGACACGGTGTCCCACATCCGATCCGCCGGACCTCCACGGCGTCCGGTATGTCCGCGAGACAGTGACGCAGCGCTACCGGTCAGTGGTTGCGGAGGGCCGTGATCAGCTCGTCCTTGGACATGTCCGACCGGCCGTCGATGCCGACGCGCTGGGCCCGCTCGTAGAGCTGGTCCTTGGTCATGTCCTCGTAGTTCCCCGCTTCGCCGCCGCGCTCACCGACGGTCGAGCGGCCGTCGCGGGCCGCGGCGTTCGCGATGCGGGCGGCCTTCTCCTTCGACGCACCCTCGTCGCGGAGCGCCTCGTAGGTCTTCTCGTCCTTGATGCTGGGATCGGGCATGTGAGGGTGTACCCCGGCGTCGGATGGACCATGCGCGGCCGTTCTCACCCGTCGAGGAGCTCGGCCAGCCGGTCGAGCAGCGGCAGCTGCCCGCGCACGATCTTCTCCCGCGCCGTGTCCAGGTCGAACCACTCCGCCCGGTCGATCTCCGGGAACCGCAGTGTCCTCCCCGAGCCGCGCGGCCACTCGACCTCGACCCAGCTGCCGTCGTCGGGGCGGTCGGCGACGGCCTCGGCGCCGGTGAACCCGCTCCCGTCCAGCGCGAAGGCGGTGACGGTCTTGCGCCGCCCGGACTGGGTGACCGTGCCGAGGTCGAACGGGTCGCCGTCGGGGGGTGCGAGCCCGATCTCCTCGGTGAACTCGCGGCGCGCGGCGTCGAGCGGGGCCTCGTCCGCGTCGTGCTCGCCCTTCGGGATCGACCAGGCCGCGGCGTCCTTGCGCGCCCAGAACGGGCCGCCCATGTGCCCGAGCAGCACCTCGGGGGCGTTTCCGGGGCCGCGCCGGTAGAGCAGCAGGCCGGCGCTGGTCACGGGCGGCACGGGGCTCCTCGGGGTGAGTTCGGAAGTCGGTACGGGCGAGGATAACGACGTGCCCGTCGCTTCCCGCCTCCTCCTCGGGGAGGAGGACGAGATGTCGATCTCCGTCGCTGTGAGGACGCGCGGACGTCGCGACCGCCGATAGCGTCGGCGACAGCGATGGCGGGGGGTCAGCGCCACGGAAGGGACGCGATGACGGGCAGCGATCGGAGAGGGAGCGACGTGACGGGCACCGACGTGACGACGAGTGACACGGGAACCGGCGAGGCGCGGGGGACCGGCCGACAGGGACCGACCGGCGCCGGCGGGACGCAGCGCGACGACACGTCCGCGCAGACGCCCGCCGTCGACGCCCTGGACCCGTTCGCCACCCCGCCGCAGACATGGCGCGACGCGCTGCCCTGGGACGGCCCCGCACAGCGGGGGGACAAGGTCCTGCTGGGTCTGATCGGCGGGATCCTGCTGGTCCTGATGGCGACGATCCCGCTGCGCCCGTTCCTGCTCGCCTCGCACCCGATCGTGCTGGAGTTCGTGACCGGCAGCCTGTCGGCGATCGGCGCGGGCGCGGCGTTCGCGCGGATCGGCGAGGCACCGCTGTGGCTGGTGATCGTGGCCGGGGTCGTCGGGATGATCAAGTTCGACTGGCTGTTCTGGCTGGCCGGACGACGGTGGGGCGCCAAGGTCGTCGGCATGTTCGCCCCGGGGGAGCGAGCCCGGAAGTTCGTCGCGACGGTGCGGTCCTGGCCGGCCTGGGCGCAGCGGCTCGTGGTCGTGGCCGCGGCGCTGCCC is a window encoding:
- a CDS encoding cytochrome P450; translation: MSNVTDVTVIERSPRGLVRAARERWSSVLTVPAPDRFDAALLARGVDGRHPGPFAPVPEGLRPIPGDEGMPLLGHALSYVRFGSTFTRARSEKLGPLWWMRSPLGRAVVVTGPAATREVLTNRDKAFSQEGWRSTIDSFFHRGLMLLDFDEHRAHRRIMQEAFTAPRIETYIAETTPVVREVLPTWDSQLRLYPALKSLTLDVAQKVFMDGRSGPEAQAVNQAFVDCVRAANSFVRRDLPGTRWRKGLRGRAYLENWFRSNLEAKRAGDGEDLFSALCHAVTDDGERFSDDDVVNHMIFLMMAAHDTSTITAASAAYHLGRNPEWQERCRAESDALAASSGDATPDVAALRSLTSLDLVIREALRMDAPVPIVMRTAVKDTSVAGYHVPAASRVVVAPAVNHYDRSCWTDPDTFDPERFGPNRREDRSDRDAWVPFGGGVHKCIGLHFGTLEVTAILHEMLRRYRWDVEPGYRLRWDNTSLPVPVGGIPVRLTPR
- a CDS encoding TetR/AcrR family transcriptional regulator; this encodes MVERRSMVQRSREVLRSDALDVAEELMVASGPRGLSMRELAERVGVSRQTLYSEFGDRGGVASALVLRCTERFLSRIEAALAAETDLHAAWVAAVGAALTESAANPLTKALLTGEGAAPELFGADSGPIVAAATDRSVAYLRRAFPDLDPSAVDLAAETATRLTVSHIVLPRHPPEQVAEQVATVVVRVLRP
- a CDS encoding SRPBCC family protein, encoding MSENRFTFSDSIRIEATPQAVYDTVSDIARTGEWSPVCIGCEWDDDGGPRVGARFTGHNRKPDREWSTSNEVVAAEPGRAFAWEVNGGLVRWGYEMAPDGEGTRLTETWEFREAGRAFFGERFGESADHEIEVRVADARSGIPATLSAIKRVVETAR
- a CDS encoding MmcQ/YjbR family DNA-binding protein; the protein is MADAQDVRRLALSLDGVEEADSDGFDFKVGGRGIVWSYPERVGGKPRVLRTDIAVLYVGDEAEKQALVLGEPDLFFTTPSYDRMPLVMVRLEKVGVERLTELVTDAWHMRVTD
- a CDS encoding LutC/YkgG family protein; protein product: MNAREEILGRARQALGDVTVADPATDVPVTRPAPATGPATPAQVDLFAERVADYRAVVERPTVLTAADAVLAAVTGASSGTRRILVPPGFPDALVPVDDRVEIIRDGPTVTTAELDTCDGVLSTAAIGIAETGTIVLDHGEGQGRRAATLVPDLHVCVVRVDQVVAGVPEAVAALDPSRPQTWISGPSATSDIELDRVEGVHGPRTLHVLLVGPA
- a CDS encoding lactate utilization protein B codes for the protein MTATFVGMPAFPTAAKAALADTQLRRNLAHATGTIRTKRAGVVGEVDDWEELRLAGAAIKDRVLRHLPYYLEQLETSLQAAGATVHWARDAAEANAIVVGIAQQHDAREIVKVKSMATAEIGLNEACEAAGIDAWETDLAELIVQLGDDLPSHILVPAVHRNRAEIREIFLREMGTAGRAAPEGLTDEPAELAAAARAHLREKFLRAKVAVSGANFAVAETGTLTVVESEGNGRMCLTLPEVLVSVVGIEKILPTWDDLEVFLQLLPRSSTGERMNPYTSTWSGVTPGDGPQEVHVVLLDNGRTNVLADEVGRQALRCIRCSACLNVCPVYERTGGHAYGSVYPGPIGAILTPMLRGVGHDKQTDSLPYASSLCGACFEVCPVRIDIPEVLVHLRAEVVDAHKAAPGLPSVQDMAMKAASWTLSSSGRIGAAEKVSGLGGRLINKLGGHAAPGGAPMLGALPGPAAAWAGSRDVPVPAEESFRAWWERTDGGRAETGDGPGVNGHGTNGVGDR
- a CDS encoding (Fe-S)-binding protein, with product MTVGLMVTCINDALFPDTGKAVVTLLRRLGVDVAFPSAQTCCGQPMVNTGYLDEAVPLLRNHLDAFAGYEAIVAPSGSCAGSVRHQHRIVAERSGDPGLVHAVEAAPPVHELSEYLVDVLGVTDVGAYFPHRVTYHPTCHSLRMLGVGDRPLSLLRAVRGIRLEELPGADECCGFGGTFAMKNAETSIAMGNDKARHVRSTGAEVLVAGDNSCLMHVGGLLSRQRSGVRVMHLAEVLAQTEPVVHSVTSAGSAPTREPAVGSGAPTEGGPR
- a CDS encoding gamma carbonic anhydrase family protein gives rise to the protein MTENGAMIEINGKRPTVDPGAWVAPGAVVAGDVTLAEQVSIWFTCVLRGDFDAIRIGARTNIQDGTVVHADPGFPCSIGEGVSVGHRAVLHGCTVENDVLVGMGAIVMNGATVGAGTIVAAGAVITQGMQVPPGSLVAGVPAKVRKELGEDERNAIGLNSAGYLWLADQYREATT
- a CDS encoding D-2-hydroxyacid dehydrogenase family protein encodes the protein MSFRVAFLDDYQDVALSLSGFPADVDAVSFADHVDEPSRLIARLQGFDAVVCMRERTPVTAPILDGLPDLKLLITTGMRNASIDVAAARERGVTVCGTGSGAGRASTTEHTWALLMALARNLPAQDAAIRAGGWQRGLGTVLSGSTLGLVGLGKLGAAMVPVARALGMHVTAWSTNLTAERAAEVGVEALEHDAFFAGADVLSVHLVLSERSVATIGPREFALMKPGVLLVNTSRGPIVDEAALVDALYAGRIGGAALDVYDTEPLPGEHPLRTAPRTVLAPHTGYVSWSSYREYHADVVEDVAAFRAGAPVRELTP
- a CDS encoding O-acetyl-ADP-ribose deacetylase; the protein is MTDIVTVRGDITEAAVDAVVNAANSTLLGGGGVDGAIHRGGGPEILAECRAVRRDRYPDGLPTGQAVATTAGRLPARWVIHTVGPVYAKREDRSALLASAYATSLAVADELGALSVAFPAISAGIYGWPMPDAARIAVQTVRESGTKVEQVRFVLFSLDALTAFEAAVAD
- a CDS encoding 5-formyltetrahydrofolate cyclo-ligase, with amino-acid sequence MSRRHDHDAGGDPEVLARKAELRDEVWTALTEAKVARFPGARNRISNFTGAEAAARRLRETGAWAGARTVKSNPDSAQLPVRQYALEDGKTVYMAVPKLAEPDPFFLLDPDDLADPPRRAVSIKNATRSARRVAVADLEPVGLVVTGCVAVGADGARLGKGGGFADLEFALAREAGLIGDDTLVVTTVHELQLRDAGEIPVADHDAPVDLVVTPDRIVDCREHRRTRPSGGILWESLTRDKIAAIPLLAALEEART
- a CDS encoding DUF7218 family protein; the protein is MPDPSIKDEKTYEALRDEGASKEKAARIANAAARDGRSTVGERGGEAGNYEDMTKDQLYERAQRVGIDGRSDMSKDELITALRNH
- a CDS encoding NUDIX domain-containing protein, whose translation is MTSAGLLLYRRGPGNAPEVLLGHMGGPFWARKDAAAWSIPKGEHDADEAPLDAARREFTEEIGLAPPDGDPFDLGTVTQSGRRKTVTAFALDGSGFTGAEAVADRPDDGSWVEVEWPRGSGRTLRFPEIDRAEWFDLDTAREKIVRGQLPLLDRLAELLDG
- a CDS encoding DedA family protein, with protein sequence MTGTDVTTSDTGTGEARGTGRQGPTGAGGTQRDDTSAQTPAVDALDPFATPPQTWRDALPWDGPAQRGDKVLLGLIGGILLVLMATIPLRPFLLASHPIVLEFVTGSLSAIGAGAAFARIGEAPLWLVIVAGVVGMIKFDWLFWLAGRRWGAKVVGMFAPGERARKFVATVRSWPAWAQRLVVVAAALPGVPAVAVFALAGLGRMRLGVFLLFDAIGAALMTGLVAGLGYGLGQSAVDVVLLVDKYALWISLGLVVVVAFLSGRRAQAKARASA